The Vairimorpha necatrix chromosome 11, complete sequence sequence GGTTAAAATTGTGTTCAATCacaaattcaaaaaaagtacaacaaagaagaaaatcttGTACTTATCATATAGAtgtgttttattttttaataccATTTCCTACATTAATTTATGAGTGGGCTATCACAGTTCTATTGAAGCCATTGGCTACTACATTCTTTGCATCTAAAATTTCTATCAGTataactaattttttagggAATCGAGACCAGTGGATactgtttaaaatttttatataactcaataaattttctttgcttttaattttattattaagtAATACGATGACTGAATCACTATCAAGTTCTCTTTCGTGGCagtttttgtatatttgctctatgaaatttttttttattcgtAGTTTTTCTGTTGATAGAGTTATATCTTGTTTGCTATGGTCaggatttttttgttcatAAAACAACACTGTTATAGATTGTTTACTTGTCCATTGTTGCGTAAAAAAGTCGACTTTGTGTATATTTCCCGACATCGAAATACGTTTCAATCTCTCAGCATTTTCATTACTTATTATCTCGTAGCCTACCGTATGCCTCATTGATGAAAGAATAAATCCTAATACTAAACATATAATAAGTGTGAAAATAGATACTAAAAAGGAAAATTGACCACAAGTTAATGCGGTGTAgattaaagaaaatgtcAATAATCccaatattaaaaatgaaatcgAATAAGAAGCTGTTATTATGGAGAAATCGAATACATACTCAGTAATTATAACTGaagtaattataaataatagaGCTATAAGTAACAtcaataaagaatttttctTAGAATGTAAATTCATGTACCCcgctaaaaatatttatttgtatgGCTGTCAAATATCATTTAATTCTGGAAACCAATTGGATAttcaattataattatttgtttaatagAATCATTAAAAGGATAAATTGAATTATATCTTAAAGGTAAatgcataaaaataataccaATTAAGAATGtttaagtaaaaaagaaaagctGAAAAAATTctgcaaaaaattaaactaaTTATACTCctttaagtaaaaaataaaaaatttaaacacaaaacaaaaatcaCATATTGTTATGTCTTTTcataacataattttattttatttattttattttccctccaagttttttaaaaaattataaataaaattttaagaaaggAGGGcatgataaatttaaaagataacTATAAtcaaaagaataaatataatgacaataaaaacattaaaaatataaaatataacaaaagCCTCATAGAGgcatatttaaaaaatggcCATGTCCCCATGGGACATCTCACATATCTTTTGCATCGACTAATTGACactaaaataaagataaattcCTAATCTTTAATTAATAACACTAATAACGAATTAAATCAAACTCATTTATTAATTGCACAGagttaataaaattttatattttagtcgatctaaaatttgttttataattaaagtAAATAATACGTTTGCatgacaaatttttatatatattcttgTTTCGAGTGAAAAAGGTTAATTGTTAGAATATcaagaaaacaaaatcaataataatataaaataagcATTCATTTGTGATGTGTTgtcataaattataatgttCATTCTTATAACTTTTATATAGGATCGAcctttttttgcaatttcctcaatattttctttcggcgatttttataaaaatagtgGGAAcctttttttgtattcaGTCCATTTTTCAAacaaagttttttttcccatttcaatttttatgaatagattgataaaaaattagaactAAAAACAGTGGAGGCTCATTGAAAAattactttatttattgtattctttttatatttgtctTACAATGAAATGTATAAAACAATACAACTTATAAATGTATTATAAAGCAAAAAAAGCGAGAACTGAAAGTTATTCTAATATTATCATTATTGGAATGTGTACCTTAAagtttaacaaaaatatttctcgtatcaatataaaatatcaaacACAGATCTAATTTAATGGACTAATAATGTACATAAGTACAAATTTTGTTGTTGATGATGTACACTGTTAGATTCTTAGatcttattaattttttttacttatgttaaatttttgaattttttattgacaGGGATTGTTTATTACAAGCACTATTTAACAAACAACTTGTTTGTTAGAATGGttaatttataacattCGGTGGTTTcctttagtttttttatcttaatTTATCTTGAAAAGATACTATTTTGTCAGTATTAATTGCAAAGGAGTCTTATGATTACATAAAATTGCAAGTTTGCATCCCGgttaaacatatttattcaaaaattaagggtataaaatataattttttaaatctcaaCATCCCCCTCTTAAAAACATTCGTCTATTATCAATTTCAGCTGAGAAGAATGTCGCTTAATAGTTTTGTTTCCTGTCCTCACCAGATATGTGTTGTTTTctaaaactttataaattaaaccTCTAACCTTAAATTTGGGTTCTCCCTTTTTGACACCTGTTTCcgtttttataataacgCTATCCCTCTCTGAAAATTGTGGTTCGGTTTCTCggtttttatttctttcatTGAATTTTAGTATCTCCTCATATTGTTTTTCTTTCACCTTTTGGAAATTGGTCGGGTTTAAAGCATCATTCGGAGACATACCTAACTTACTATGATATATATTGTTATATACATCTAAAACCTTTaaagtttaattttaagattttcttttccCTCTTGTTTGTATATTCCTTCTTGTATTGTCCTATTAAATCTTTCCACTCTTCCATTGGACTGGTGGTGAAATGGTGAGTGTTGAgtgaaataataattatttatagccCCTATTCTAGAATAAATGTTTATGGTGGAGAATATGAAAACAGAGATTAGTAGTGAAAATATCTTGCAGGAGCTACAAAGAGCTTCTTTACTTTCcagttttaataaattatcaaatgaggaaaaaattgattattttattcataaAGCCAACATTGAGATACTAGATTGGCATAGTAAGTTAATGAAGGAGAAACGGAAATGTTCATTAACATTTGAAATGTGGAAAGAGTTGGCAGAAACGGAATTTGACTGCGGTACTGGATTGTACGAATTATATactttaaaacaaaaagaaaaccaAAGTATTGTggaatttaataaagatgTAGAAAAGAAATGTCTAAAGGAAAATATCAGAAATACGGATAAAAGGAAGATAATAAGAAATGGAATCCTACCAAGATATAAGGCTATAAAAATGGTATTAACAGGGCAAtatgaaattaataaagaattcCTTGAAATAATTGATGAAATGGAAAAGGAAAATAATgatataacaaaaaaaagacaacCTGCCTCCAATAACATCAACAAAGGATATTCATGTTATTTTTGCCACAAGGATGGGCATATCGCTAAAGGCTTATTTgcgaagaaaaaaagaactGATGGTAAACAACTACAGTATAAAAGGATAAATGAGATCCACCAAGAAGGCGGAATGTTGGATGCAAACTTTATTAAcaataaagaagatttaatatatgtttataatgaaaaaattaatgtaaCTTTTGACTCGGGTTCTtactataattttatgaGTAAAAAGGCTGCTTCTGAActaactttaaaaatttatagaagtACAGaggaaatatattttttaacatgtTTAGAGGAAAGATTCGGGATTACAGAATATGTGATATTAGATTTCTCTTATGGTGGTAAAAGTTATcgttctaaattttttatattcccTAAGGtggaaaaatttaaaatacttgTAGGAAAAAAGACATTACAAGAAATATTGAAAAGGGTGTCTAGCAATAGAATTTGTGAAATAAATACGATAAAAGGAGAAAAAATTGTTGAAAAGGTCTATACACTACCAAAAAAGTTAGAAGAAGGAGTGGAAAAATCTATCAAAGAACTACTAAGGAAAAATTACataagaaaatcaaaatcaaCGTGGTTGAATAATTTAAGACCAGTAATTAAACCAGATGGTTCTATAAGAGTTACTACAAATTTAGTTTCGTTAAACAAATTGGTAGAGCTAGATAATTACTCCTTACCACACATTGATAAGCTTTTATACGGGCTTCgtggaaaaaaatattttagtaaattggatttaaaagatgcatttttttgtatagaATTAGCGGGAAAAGATAGATATAAGACCGCTTTCAGATTTAAGCACCTATTATATGAATGGAACGTTATGCCAATGGGGTTTAAAAATGCTCCGGCAATTTTTCAAAGATTTATAGATGATGTTTTACAAGAAGAAATAGGGAAAAGTTGCTTCGTGTATGTGGATGACATACTGGTTTTTGGAGAAAACGAGGAAGAACatgattttaattatgaGAAGATCATAACAAAGCTTAAAAGCTATAACTTAGGTATTAATGAGgataaaacaatatataaGGTTAAAGAACTTACCTTTTTGGGACATTTAATAGCATTTAACGAAATTAAGCCAAAAATTACACGGGACCAAGCAATTAACGATATGAAAAGACcaatcaataaaaaatcactGCAAGAATTTCTGGGacttattaattattatagaaaatttattcctAATTGTTCAAAAATCGGAGGATGTTTATATGATCttacaaaaaatgatattcaATTTAATTGGGGGAAGGAACAGGATGCTGCTTTTAATacattaaagaaaattgtATTGTCGAGCAGTGTGCTTAAACAGCCAGATTTTAGTAAACCTTACATATTAGAAACGGATGCATGTGACTCTGGTCTGGGAGCGATCTTGTcacaagaaaatgaagGGCATGTGTACCCCATCGCGTACGCTTCTAGAAGATTGGTTCCAGCGGAAAGAAATTACAGTATCAGCGAGAAAGAATGTATGGGTGTCCTATGGGGAAtggaaaattttagatattttttatatggaAATGAGTTTAAAGTAATAACTGATCACAAAGCTCTAGAGGTCCTAAATAAAGGCGAAATAAAATCGTTACGTATACAAAGGTGGCTTGATAAATTGAGTGAGTATAATTACACGATCGAGTACAAAAGGGGGACAGATATTCCTCACGTCGATTGTTTGTCAAGATCTTATCTTAATGAGTTAAATACGgatgaaataaatatgattgAATTTAgcgaagaagaaaaaaggTCTATCATAAGGAATAAACATATAGAATTAGTTCACAGAGGATCAAAAGTTATTGAAAATGAATTaaggaaaaaatatcattggAAAGATATGTCGCATATGGTAAAAAcggaaattaataaatgtcTAAGATGTAAGATGTACAATCCACAAAgaggaaaaaaatttatatttgtgaCAGCATACGAACCTGGCGAAAAGGTAGCTGCCGATATTATAGGACTAATCAATGGAAGCTATATAATTACGGCGATCGACTATTTTACAAGGAAAGCATGGGCTAAAGTCATTACTACTAGAGAGAGTAATAAGCTAgtgaaattttttgatgaaGTTTATAATGACATAAAGATTAAAATACTAATTCTTGATCAgtcaaaagaaaatttgagTATTGAGGTAAAACAATGGGCAACGAGAAATAATGTTCaaattcattatattttttcttttcatCACCAATCAAACGGAAGAATagaaagatttaatagGACAATACAGGAAGGTATATATAAAGATAATAGTTTTGGAAATTTGAAGACAAAAACTAAGCGTGTACTAGATGTATACAATAATGTTAGACACTCCGCTCTTGGCATGTCGCCAGACGAAGCATGTAATCCTAAGAGAGCTCAGGAGATTAAACTAAAACAATTCGAAGAAATCGTAAAATTCAACCAACGACAGAAGAAAAGAGGAGctgaatttatttttaaagaggGAGATAGAGTTATAATTAGAAGAGAAACCGATTTAACAAAGGGAAAACCTAGATTTGAATCGCAAggtataattattaatattttaggaAATAATTCTTATAACGTTAAGGTCcataataaaactataaagCGACATGGCTCGCAACTTAAGCTAATAGTAGAGGATTATTTTGAATGAGGGGGATGTTGAgtgaaataataattatttatagccCCTATTCTAGAATAAATGTTTAGTGAGGTATAATGTAATTC is a genomic window containing:
- a CDS encoding putative transmembrane protein, whose amino-acid sequence is MNLHSKKNSLLMLLIALLFIITSVIITEYVFDFSIITASYSISFLILGLLTFSLIYTALTCGQFSFLVSIFTLIICLVLGFILSSMRHTVGYEIISNENAERLKRISMSGNIHKVDFFTQQWTSKQSITVLFYEQKNPDHSKQDITLSTEKLRIKKNFIEQIYKNCHERELDSDSVIVLLNNKIKSKENLLSYIKILNSIHWSRFPKKLVILIEILDAKNVVANGFNRTVIAHS